In Passer domesticus isolate bPasDom1 unplaced genomic scaffold, bPasDom1.hap1 HAP1_SCAFFOLD_44, whole genome shotgun sequence, a single window of DNA contains:
- the LOC135292700 gene encoding zinc finger protein 436-like encodes LGREGSRRWNQSSQLVVHEEVPDGEKPHKCEECGKSFRWSSQLIIHQRSHTGERPYECDQCRKRFQTSSSLLKHQRTHTEERPFRCPDCGQGFRRNSHLVRHRRIHTGERPHECEECGKRFMESSHLIQHQRTHTGERPYECGECTKSFSQHSSLIVHQKIHTGERPYACSKCGKGFRIHSHLLQHYQSHTEERPFCCPDCGKGFRKNSNLVTHRRIHTGERPYECEECGKSFRQSSHLIRHQRTHTGERPCECGECGKSFSQRPHLIMHQKIHSGERPYECSKCGKEFQTRFHLFRHYQSHTEERPFCCPDCGQGFRQNSHLVTHRRIHTGERPYECPQCGKSFSSSSHLTQHQRRHR; translated from the coding sequence ctgggccgggaaggcaGCCGGAGGTGGAACCAGAGCTCgcagctggtggtccatgaggaggttcctgatggggagaagccccacaagtgcgaggagtgtgggaagagcttcaggtggagcTCCCAGCTGATAATCcaccagaggagccacactggggaacggccctacgagtgtgatcagtgcaggaagaggtttcagaccagctccagtctcctcaagcaccagcgcacgcacacagaggagaggcccttccgctgccccgactgtgggCAGGGCTTCAGGCGCAACTCCCATCTTGtcaggcaccggcgcatccacactggggagaggccccacgagtgtgaggaatgtgggaagaggttCATGgagagctcccacctgatccagcaccagaggacccacactggggaacggccctacgagtgtggggagtgtacGAAGAGCTTCAGCCAGCATTCCAGCctgattgtccaccaaaagatccacactggggagaggccctacgcgtgttccaagtgtgggaaggggtttcggatccactcccatctcctccagcactatcagagtcacacagaggagaggcccttctgctgccccgactgcgggaagggattcaggaAGAACTCcaacctcgtcacccaccggcgcatccacactggggagaggccctacgagtgtgaggaatgtgggaagagcttcaggcagagctcccacctgatccggcaccagaggacccacactggggaacggccctgtgagtgtggggagtgtgggaagagcttcagccagcGTCCCCACCTGATCATGCACCAAAAGAtccactctggggagaggccctatgagtgttccaagtgtgggaaggAGTTTCAGACCCGCTTCCATCTTTTCCGTCActatcagagtcacacagaggagaggcccttctgctgccccgactgcgggcagggcttcaggcagAACTCCCATCttgtcacccaccggcgcatccacactggggagaggccctacgagtgtccccagtgtgggaagagcttctccagcagctctcacttgacccaacaccaacggaggcaccggtga
- the LOC135292636 gene encoding neurofilament heavy polypeptide-like, translating to MFLACFLGQRKQLWSSGRLAETSPSPRLMESGRIPALQPIDELHPPQFTPQPPKVMRTCLDCPASRWRHFKAGKQEAATALTEEQDLTQSSGAEASSILPVSGVLQPGESQQVSLPFSGHLNSISSATALCHVEGGPSSEVLVPGEASRASCSPSPQEISCGSGAPLRERRELKRPAPKLEEETKALEEEGRQKEKEKQKKEKKGVSVGKEPPKAEKGKTKPPEKKESKAPEKKDTKIPERMETKAPDKMETKLPEKKNKHPEKKETKFPERKESKAPEKKDTKALLEKKETKFLEKKETKAPEKIENKLPEKKYKPPEKRESKFPEKKETKAPEKIENKLPEKKYKPPEKREIKIPERKESKAPERKELKILKKESKSPEKRSKPPEKKETKCPERKEIKIPEKESKAPKKKEPKAPKKGEAKVPEKRETKAPKKKEPKAPKKGEAKA from the exons atgtttcttgcctgcttcctgggacagagaaaaCAGTTATGGAGCTCTGGACGGCTGGCAGAAACCTCGCCAAGCCCAAGGCTGATGGAGTCTGGCAGGATCCCAGCACTACAGCCCAT agatGAGCTTCACCCACCTCAATTCACTCCCCAACCACCAAAGGTGATGAGAACATGTTTGGATTGCCCAGCGTCTCGATGGAGGCACTTCaaggctggaaagcaggaggcagccacagccctgactgaagagcaggatttgacccagtcttcaggagcagag GCTTCCAGTATCCTGCCAGTGTcaggtgtgctgcagccaggagagagccagcaggtctccttgcccttctctggccaCCTCAACAGCATCTCCAGTGCCACGGCGCTGTGCCACGTGGAGGGAGGCCCCAGCTCCGAGGTGCTGGTGCCCGGGGAGGCCTCACGTGCCAGCTGCTCCCCGAGCCCCCAGGAGATcagctgtggctctggggcaccTCTCAGGGAGAG aagggagctgaagCGGCCGGCTCCAAAGCTTGAGGAGGAGACAAAAGCcttggaggaggaagggaggcagaaggagaaagagaagcagaagaaagaaaagaagggtgtctctgtggggaaggaacctccaaaagcagagaaggggaaaaccaaacccccagagaagaaggaaagcaaggccccagagaagaaggataCCAAAATCCCAGAGCGGATGGAAACCAAAGCCCCAGACAAGATGGAAaccaaactcccagaaaagaaaaacaaacatccagaaaagaaggaaactaaattcccagagaggaaggaaagcaaggccccagagaagaaggacaccaaagcattattagagaagaaggaaactaaattcctagagaagaaggaaaccaaagctccagagaagattgaaaacaaactcccagaaaagaaatacaaacctccagaaaagagggaatccaaattcccagagaagaaggaaaccaaagctccagagaagattgaaaacaaactaccagaaaagaaatacaaacctccagaaaagagggaaatcaaaatcccagagaggaaggaaagcaaagcaccagagaggaaggaattgAAAATCctaaagaaggaaagcaaatctccagagaagagaagcaaacctccagaaaagaaggaaaccaaatgcccagagaggaaggaaatcaaaatcccagagaaggaaagcaaggcaccaaaaaagaaggaacccaaagccccaaagaagggggaagccaaagtgccagagaagagagagaccaaagccccaaagaagaaggaacccaaagccccaaagaagggggaagccaaagcctga